In a single window of the Chionomys nivalis chromosome 11, mChiNiv1.1, whole genome shotgun sequence genome:
- the LOC130883974 gene encoding olfactory receptor 2A12-like, translating into MWMIPGHNQTWVSEFILLGFSSDPTTNSILFTVFLLIYLSSVMGNGLIILLICMDTHLHTPMYFFLCILAMLDMGYVTTTMPQMLVHLLAHSKTISFVGCWLQMYVFGALALTECTLFVVMAYDRYVAICYPLHYTVILNWGLCIRLASGSLACGFLSALLHTFFTMSLPYCGPNKVNHYFCEGPAVLSLACMDTHLIEMVDHALSVFMILTPISLILASYIHIVMTVLKIKSSQARCKAFSTCASHLTVVTLFYGPSSYIYMRPNSSFSPERDKQISLFYNAFTALLNPIVYSLRNKDIKRAFLKVMAHGRVD; encoded by the coding sequence ATGTGGATGATTCCAGGACACAACCAAACCTGGGTTTCTGAGTTCATTCTGCTTGGCTTCTCCAGTGACCCCACGACCAACAGCATCCTCTTCACTGTGTTCCTTCTCATCTACCTGAGCTCAGTCATGGGCAATGGACTCATCATCCTGCTGATCTGCAtggacacacatctgcacactcccatgtacttcttcctctgtATACTCGCCATGTTGGATATGGGCTATGTCACTACCACCATGCCCCAGATGTTGGTGCATCTTCTTGCTCACTCTAAGACCATCTCCTTTGTTGGCTGCTGGCTGCAGATGTATGTGTTTGGTGCTCTGGCTTTAACTGAGTGTACCTTGTTTGTTGTCATGGCTTATGACAGATATGTGGCCATTTGCTACCCACTGCATTATACTGTCATCCTCAACTGGGGACTGTGCATACGACTGGCATCTGGGTCTTTAGCTTGTGGTTTCCTCTCTGCTTTGTTACATACATTCTTCACCATGAGTCTACCATATTGTGGACCCAACAAGGTCAACCACTACTTTTGTGAAGGCCCTGCAGTGCTTAGCCTGGCTTGCATGGATACTCACCTCATTGAGATGGTGGACCATGCCTTGAGTGTTTTTATGATTCTTACTCCAATTTCCCTCATTTTAGCCTCCTACATTCATATTGTCATGACAGTTCTCAAGATCAAGTCCAGCCAAGCccgctgcaaggctttctctacctgtgcctcccacctgACTGTAGTCACACTCTTCTATGGTCCATCCTCTTACATCTACATGAGACCCAACTCTAGCTTCTCCCCTGAGCGAGACAAGCAGATCTCACTCTTTTACAATGCCTTTACGGCATTGCTCAACCCCATTGTCTACAGTTTGAGGAACAAGGACATCAAGAGGGCATTTCTCAAGGTGATGGCACATGGTAGGGTGGACTAG
- the LOC130884007 gene encoding olfactory receptor 2B6-like translates to MHSRGWKNHTSVTEFILLGFSRNPRTNWILFFLFLFLYLFTVLGNGLIVTLIRIDTRLHTPMYFFLSILSLLDLSYATTTVPQMLAHLVSKNKTISYTGCVIQMYIFLTLGITETWIFAAMAYDRYVAICYPLHYGVKMSQTLCITLVASSALCGLICALVYTVFAMNLPYCGPNEINHFFCEIPAVLKLACADTSLNDQVDFILGFILLLIPLSLILASYVRIFIAILRIRSTQGRMKAFSTCVSHITVVTMFCIPCMVMYMRPGSEASPDDDKKLALFYNVISAFLNPIIYSLRNKDVKKAFLKLIGRGEDTQ, encoded by the coding sequence ATGCACAGTAGAGGCTGGAAGAATCACACCTCTGTAACTGAATTTATCCTCCTGGGCTTCTCCAGAAACCCCAGGACTAATTggatccttttcttcctcttccttttcctctactTATTTACAGTACTGGGCAATGGGCTCATTGTTACCCTGATTAGGATAGACACACGtctccacacacccatgtacttcttcctcagcatCCTCTCCCTGCTGGACCTCAGCTACGCTACCACAACAGTGCCCCAGATGTTGGCTCATCTAGTAAGCAAGAACAAGACCATCTCTTACACTGGGTGTGTGATCCAGATGTACATTTTCTTGACATTAGGCATCACCGAGACCTGGATTTTTGCAGCTATGGCCTATGACAGATATGTTGCTATATGTTATCCACTCCATTATGGAGTCAAGATGAGCCAGACCCTATGCATAACTCTGGTGGCCAGCTCTGCCCTTTGTGGTCTCATCTGTGCCCTCGTCTACACAGTCTTCGCAATGAATCTTCCTTACTGTGGTCCCAATGAGATCAACCACTTCTTTTGTGAAATTCCTGCTGTATTGAAGTTGGCCTGTGCGGACACATCTCTTAATGACCAAGTGGATTTTATCCTGGGTTTCATCTTGCTTCTTATCCCATTATCCCTCATCCTGGCCTCATATGTTCGTATCTTCATAGCCATTCTAAGGATTCGTTCCACCCAAGGGCGAATGAAGGCCTTCTCCACCTGTGTTTCACACATCACTGTGGTCACCATGTTCTGCATTCCATGCATGGTCATGTACATGCGACCTGGCTCGGAAGCCTCCCCAGATGATGACAAGAAGTTGGCCTTGTTCTATAAtgtcatttctgcttttcttaaCCCCATTATTTACAGCCTCCGGAACAAGGATGTGAAGAAGGCTTTTCTCAAGTTAATTGGAAGGGGTGAGGACACTCAGTAG
- the LOC130884121 gene encoding olfactory receptor 2A2-like encodes MQAPNKTFVTEFILLGFSLSPRATPLLFSAFLTIYLLIILGNGLIFILICLDSHLHTPMYFFIGILSMLDLGYTTTTVPQMLAHLVSQRKTISYSSCVAQMYIFLVLGVTESWLFAIMSIDRYVAICHPLRYRVIMSPCLCGVMVIFCGLCGVTSALVYTIFAMRLPYCGPNKINHFFCEVPAVLKLACADTSVNDQVDFILGFSVILIPLSIILVIYVNIFVSILKIRSAQGRLKAFSTCASHITVVTMFCVPAMVMYMKPGSKASPEEDKKLALFYNVISAFLNPVIYSLRNKDVKRAFLKVTGWGRPPE; translated from the coding sequence ATGCAAGCTCCCAATAAGACCTTTGTGACAGAATTCATTCTTCTGGGCTTTTCCCTGAGCCCCAGGGCCACACCTCTGCTCTTCTCAGCCTTTCTGACGATTTACCTGTTGATCATTCTGGGCAATGGCTTGATCTTCATCCTCATCTGCTTGGACTCACACCTTCATACCCCTATGTATTTCTTCATTGGCATCCTTTCCATGTTGGACTTAGGCTATACCACCACAACTGTACCCCAGATGTTGGCACATCTGGTCAGCCAGAGGAAGACAATCTCTTACTCCAGTTGTGTGGctcaaatgtacattttcttggTGCTTGGTGTCACAGAGTCTTGGCTCTTTGCCATAATGTCCATAGACAGGTATGTAGCCATCTGCCACCCACTCAGGTACAGGGTCATCATGAGCCCATGTCTGTGTGGGGTAATGGTCATATTCTGTGGACTCTGTGGTGTCACCTCTGCTCTTGTTTACACCATATTTGCCATGCGCCTCCCCTACTGTGGCCCCAATAAGATCAATCACTTCTTCTGTGAAGTCCCTGCAGTCTTAAAGCTGGCTTGTGCAGACACTTCCGTCAACGACCAAGTAGACTTCATTCTTGGGTTCAGTGTTATACTGATTCCCTTGTCCATTATCCTCGTCATCTATGTCAACATCTTTGTGTCCATCCTGAAGATCCGTTCAGCACAGGGGCGACTGAAAGCATTCTCTACCTGTGCATCACACATAACCGTGGTCACCATGTTCTGTGTGCCAGCCATGGTCATGTACATGAAGCCTGGTTCTAAGGCCTCACCAGAAGAGGACAAGAAACTTGCTCTGTTCTACAATGTCATCTCTGCTTTTCTCAACCCTGTCATCTACAGCCTCCGGAACAAAGATGTTAAAAGGGCTTTCCTCAAGGTAACAGGCTGGGGTAGACCCCCAGAATGA
- the LOC130884315 gene encoding olfactory receptor 2A12-like: MWMIPGHNQTRVSEFILLGFSSDPMTNNILFIMFLLIYLSSVMGNGLIILLICLDTHLHTPMYFFLCILAMLDMGYVTTTIPQMLVHLLAHSKTISFAGCWMQMYMFGALGITECTFFVVMAYDRYVAICYPLHYTVILNWGLCIRLATGSLVCGFLSALLHTFFTMSLPYCGPNKVNHYFCEGPAVRSLACMDTHLIEMVDQVLSVFMLLIPISLIVTSYIQIAMTVLKIKSTQARCKAFSTCASHLTVVSFFYGPGTYIYMRPNSSYSPERDKQISLFYNAFSALLNPIVYSLRNKDIKRAFLKVMAHGRVDL, encoded by the coding sequence ATGTGGATGATTCCAGGACACAACCAAACCCGGGTTTCTGAGTTCATCTTGCTTGGCTTCTCCAGTGACCCCATGACCAATAACATCCTCTTCATTATGTTCCTTCTCATCTACCTGAGCTCAGTCATGGGCAATGGGCTCATCATCCTGCTGATCTGCCtggacacacatctgcacactcccatgtacttcttcctctgtATACTTGCCATGTTGGATATGGGCTATGTCACCACCACCATACCCCAGATGTTGGTGCATCTTCTTGCTCACTCTAAGACCATTTCCTTTGCTGGCTGCTGGATGCAGATGTATATGTTTGGTGCCTTGGGTATAACTGAGTGCACCTTCTTTGTTGTCATGGCTTATGACAGATATGTGGCCATTTGCTACCCACTACATTATACTGTCATCCTCAACTGGGGACTGTGCATACGACTGGCAACTGGATCTTTGGTCTGTGGTTTCCTCTCTGCTTTGTTACATACATTCTTCACCATGAGTCTACCATATTGTGGACCCAACAAGGTCAACCACTATTTCTGTGAAGGCCCTGCAGTGCGTAGCCTGGCTTGTATGGATACTCACCTCATTGAGATGGTGGACCAGGTCTTGAGTGTTTTTATGCTTCTTATTCCAATTTCCCTTATTGTGACCTCTTACATTCAAATTGCCATGACAGTTCTCAAGATCAAATCCACCCAAGCCCGCTGCAAGGCGTTCTCTACCTGTGCTTCCCACCTGACTGTGGTCTCATTCTTCTATGGTCCAGGCACTTACATCTACATGAGGCCCAACTCCAGCTATTCCCCCGAGCGAGACAAGCAGATTTCACTCTTTTACAATGCCTTTAGTGCCTTGCTAAACCCAATAGTCTACAGTCTGAGGAACAAGGACATCAAGAGGGCATTTCTCAAGGTGATGGCACATGGTAGGGTGGACTTGTGA